In the Hippea jasoniae genome, one interval contains:
- a CDS encoding ABC transporter permease, with amino-acid sequence MVKNISIYGLVLAYLLLFVLIAVSFKEKLKLEKNVVVSFGRMSLQLFLAGFVLLWLFRVDKFYLNVVVLVGMVFFATRIVLKRANISYIGIAKYIFLSILVSSLSVLSIVVFGIVGLSYPKASYLIPLAGMIIGNSMNSTAIGIERFFSTLNNSKEMVEDLLCLGAMSEEAVDFVKQASLKASILPTLTSSSGMGVVFLPGMMTGQVLSGVNPENAVKYQIAIVIAIAVAVCLTNYIMLKILSKKSINFLFDRGDIKI; translated from the coding sequence ATGGTTAAAAACATATCTATTTACGGACTTGTTTTGGCATACCTCTTGTTGTTTGTTTTAATTGCTGTTTCTTTTAAGGAAAAACTTAAGCTTGAAAAGAATGTAGTTGTTTCATTTGGCAGGATGAGTCTGCAACTGTTTTTAGCTGGTTTTGTTCTTTTGTGGCTTTTTAGGGTTGACAAATTTTATTTAAATGTTGTTGTGCTTGTAGGTATGGTGTTTTTTGCTACAAGAATTGTTCTAAAAAGGGCTAATATTTCATATATAGGTATTGCTAAATATATTTTCCTGTCTATTCTTGTCTCATCGTTATCTGTTTTATCGATAGTTGTGTTTGGTATAGTTGGATTATCCTATCCTAAGGCAAGCTATCTTATTCCGCTTGCAGGTATGATTATAGGCAATTCCATGAACTCTACTGCTATAGGCATAGAAAGATTTTTTTCAACTTTAAACAACTCAAAAGAGATGGTTGAGGATTTGTTGTGCCTTGGAGCTATGAGCGAAGAAGCTGTGGATTTCGTCAAACAGGCATCACTTAAGGCCTCCATTTTGCCCACACTGACCTCATCAAGCGGTATGGGTGTTGTATTTCTACCTGGTATGATGACAGGCCAGGTGTTAAGCGGGGTTAATCCAGAGAATGCTGTAAAGTATCAGATTGCTATAGTAATAGCGATTGCAGTTGCTGTCTGTTTAACAAATTATATTATGTTAAAAATTTTATCTAAAAAATCAATTAATTTTTTATTTGACAGAGGTGATATTAAAATATAA